Genomic DNA from Gossypium hirsutum isolate 1008001.06 chromosome A01, Gossypium_hirsutum_v2.1, whole genome shotgun sequence:
GGAAATTTTGTTGTAATCATGGATGCTGATCTATCACATCATGTAAGTGCTATGCTGTGTTTATATGCCTCTTCTGCCAGTTAAATCTTACGACACTTCAGTGCTTGATTTATTTCTTAAATCTTGTTTTGCAGCCAAAATACTTGCCAAGCTTCATCAAGTAAGAACTCCTTTTGTTGATCCTTTTTGGGTTCACAGTTATGCCTGATTTACTCAAATCCTTCAACTGTGCTGGTGCATGACATCTTTTAGGAAACAGCTGGAAACTGGTGCCAGCATAGTTACTGGAACACGCTATGTCAAAGGCGGTGGTGTGCATGGATGGAATCTGATGCGCAAGCTAACAAGTAGGGGAGCCAATGTTCTTGCACAGACTCTTTTGTGGCCTGGTGTATCGGACTTAACCGGATCCTTCAGGTACGAGATCTAATCAACAGAAAATGGGCTATTTCAGGCTGTCATAGCTTTTTTAGATATAACAATTACTTTTCCCTGTCTCTTTTAAAGGCTTTATAAGAAATCAGTGCTTGAAGATGTTATTTCCTCCTGCGTTAGCAAGGGATACGTATTTCAAATGGAGATGATTGTTAGGGCTTCAAGAAAAGGCTATCACATAGAAGAGGTATAATTCATTTATATGTAAGAGTTGAAACTTCTGTTATCTTCTTCTAATGTCAGTATATTTCACTTTAAAAGCCCAAGACAGGACACAGCCTTGAATACCATGCCTTTTAGCAATTTCCGCAACTAACTTGAATGCTAATTTGTTTTattcaatattttctttttaactcAATCTCTTCCTATTTATCTGTTGACGGGATTCGGTGATGGAGAGAATGTTTTGCCCTGTATTCACCAGATTGTACAGAAATTATCTAGATCGGGGTGTTGGTCATATGCTTCACCCTTTTTGATTTTCGTTGCATCCCCTATTTCATTTTAAACCATTAAGTTGTTCTAAAATCAATAAATCATGCAGCAAAGGCAGCTTATTTAGACCTTGGAAATCTCATTGATTTGAATATTTACTGCCCACAGGTTCCAATAACTTTTGTTGATAGAGTATTTGGAAGTTCAAAGCTTGGGGGATCTGAAATTGTAGAGTATCTAAAAGGCCTTGTGTACCTTTTGATGACTACATAGACCTTGCTACATATCGTTCATCGCAAGAAGTAACTAACGATCCAAGACAGAGACTCTGCGGCAAACAACTTTTTCTGCATCTTCTTAGAAGTTACTGGCTTTAGATGGCagttttttcctttctttttttctttttgagtattTTGGTTAACAATATTTACTGAGGAAtgtttgatgaaatgaaatgggGAAAGCTAATCTTTGCACTTTACAGATTTTAGGATGGAAAGTTTAAGTTTAAAAACAGAATGAGTGTTTCTGTGATCTTTGGAAAAAAAAACTATCCTTGTAAAGAAAATTTAATAACATTTGCATTACTACTTCAAACgtggaaaaataataaatacttaattatataattcaatgaaagaaagattcaatattaaaaatatacttttaTCGCTTTACTTTACTTATAAATTAAGAACAAGATTTTATAAGAATGGTCCAATTTCAGTTTTAGTCCTTATAATATGCTCAAAtatcagtttttttttattttgagatttCATAAAATGGTCAATTTCAGTTTTAGTCCtgctcaattttcaaatttaattgttATACTTTAATAGAAAAGAATGTCCAAGGCATTCTTTTTATGACACCTGTCCAGATAATAAAATAAAGCgctttatttttagattttataagaATGGTCTGATTTTAGTTTTATTCCctataatatgcttaaattttagacttaattttatactctaattttttacataatttgctaCATCAATTCTTATATTGTCATAGTTAATCTAAATACTTCATTATGATAAAAATGTTAACATATGTGTGTCTAAATACacaacctttttatttcttttttgagaTTCGTTAGAGTTGTATGATTCAAATTCTTATGACAAGACAGGGGATCTACGAGGGCCAAAAGCGCAGATAAGGTGTCCAAATACGTATAGAAATTTACTtctctatttgatattgattagaataacatgttttaactctattgcattatttctatttgaCTTGAATTAGAATAAGattttaaacctataaataga
This window encodes:
- the LOC107917512 gene encoding dolichol-phosphate mannosyltransferase subunit 1 produces the protein MDAAKKKYSIIVPTYNERLNIALIVYLIFKHLRDVDFEIIVVDDGSPDGTQEVVKQLQTLYGEDRILLRPRPKKLGLGTAYIHGLKHASGNFVVIMDADLSHHPKYLPSFIKKQLETGASIVTGTRYVKGGGVHGWNLMRKLTSRGANVLAQTLLWPGVSDLTGSFRLYKKSVLEDVISSCVSKGYVFQMEMIVRASRKGYHIEEVPITFVDRVFGSSKLGGSEIVEYLKGLVYLLMTT